One window of the Acidobacteriota bacterium genome contains the following:
- a CDS encoding VWA domain-containing protein, with translation MMTRRITELARSLRCSGVPVSAAEAADAARALRRVGLRTRDNVRLALRAALVKEHRHFPLFEDRFAAFFSWALPGGGPGKGKKRSHPGGEGEIRGTGRGEAAGERSSSHRPPSPDPGESPPAGKARPAGDREREERRRRRRRAEAVVAAAVREGESAREDAERRSPGKPDLDLRRVDLRAPRPPEETRRLEQEVEKLARRLVSRESLRRRKAGHGRPDLRRTLAAASRTGGAPFRIVRRRRAVTRWKLLVLCDVSGSMRRAAGLFLGLAHALQGLFSRTRSLIFVDRPVDATPLFERLPAREALAEVLKLPGLNSEGLSDYGSVFYRFLEAGRATLDRNTVVVILGDARTNRFDPQAWALEEIRGRVKRVVWLNPEPRKLWGVEDSAVEAYRPFCDDLLPCGTLDDLASAADRLLK, from the coding sequence ATGATGACCCGACGGATCACCGAATTGGCGAGGTCGCTGCGGTGCTCGGGGGTCCCCGTCTCCGCCGCCGAGGCCGCCGACGCCGCCCGCGCCCTTCGCCGGGTCGGGCTGAGGACCCGCGACAACGTCCGCCTGGCCCTCCGCGCCGCGCTGGTGAAGGAACACCGGCATTTCCCGCTCTTCGAGGACCGCTTCGCCGCCTTCTTCTCCTGGGCGCTGCCCGGCGGCGGGCCCGGCAAGGGCAAGAAGCGCTCCCACCCCGGCGGCGAGGGGGAAATCCGGGGAACCGGGCGCGGCGAGGCCGCCGGGGAGCGGTCAAGCTCCCACCGGCCGCCCTCCCCGGACCCCGGCGAGAGCCCGCCGGCGGGAAAAGCACGCCCGGCCGGCGACCGGGAGCGGGAGGAGCGCCGCAGGCGCCGGCGACGCGCGGAGGCCGTCGTCGCGGCGGCAGTCCGGGAGGGGGAGTCCGCCCGCGAGGACGCCGAACGGCGGTCCCCCGGCAAGCCCGACCTCGACCTGCGCCGGGTGGACCTGCGCGCCCCCCGCCCGCCCGAGGAAACCCGGCGGCTGGAGCAGGAAGTGGAGAAACTGGCGCGGCGGCTCGTGAGCCGGGAGTCCCTCCGGAGGCGCAAGGCGGGTCACGGCCGGCCCGACCTTCGGCGGACCCTCGCCGCGGCCTCCCGGACCGGCGGGGCGCCGTTTCGCATCGTACGCCGCCGGCGAGCCGTCACCCGGTGGAAGCTTCTGGTCCTGTGCGACGTCTCGGGCTCCATGCGCCGGGCCGCCGGGCTCTTCCTGGGGCTGGCCCACGCCCTCCAGGGCCTCTTCAGCCGAACCCGGAGCCTGATTTTCGTGGACCGCCCGGTGGACGCCACCCCCCTCTTCGAGCGCCTCCCCGCCCGGGAGGCACTCGCCGAGGTCCTGAAGCTCCCCGGGCTGAACTCCGAGGGCCTGAGCGACTACGGCTCCGTGTTTTATCGCTTCCTGGAAGCCGGGCGCGCGACCCTTGACCGGAACACCGTCGTCGTGATCCTCGGCGACGCCCGCACGAACCGTTTCGATCCCCAAGCCTGGGCCCTGGAGGAGATCCGGGGGCGGGTCAAGCGCGTGGTGTGGCTCAATCCCGAGCCGCGAAAGCTCTGGGGCGTCGAGGACTCGGCGGTTGAAGCCTACCGGCCCTTCTGCGACGACCTCCTCCCCTGCGGCACGCTGGACGACCTTGCCTCCGCCGCCGACCGCCTCCTGAAGTAG
- a CDS encoding 3-isopropylmalate dehydratase large subunit: MGMTAVEKILAQACGLPSVKAGDVLEPRVDVAMSHENGALVINQFQEVYQGTGLDAKVWDPSRIVIIFDHRVPAESSKTATNHKKIRNFVSAQGITKFHDIKGDTGGICHQILPENGYVRPGHVVVGTDSHTTSHGAMGAFSFGIGATEMASVWTLGTALNVEVPGTIKVVVTGEFPKHVGPKDLILYLIGKLTAEGANFKVIEFHGETIRKMSLSGRLVICNMTVEAGATSGIVPADEETFRYLRDEAGVTEPLEAVLPDADAVYDQVIEIDVATLVPQIACPHMVDNVKPIDAVEGTKLNQIVIGSCTNGRLDDLQEAAEILRRKHIHKDVRMLIFPASGRIYREAMKRGVIGDLMDAGAIIVNPGCGCCLGVHQGALGDGEVALSTTNRNFKGRMGNPNAEVYLCSPAVAAASAITGVITDPRKEGGN; the protein is encoded by the coding sequence ATGGGAATGACTGCAGTTGAGAAAATCCTGGCCCAGGCGTGCGGCCTGCCGTCCGTGAAGGCAGGCGACGTGCTGGAGCCCCGGGTGGACGTGGCCATGTCCCACGAGAACGGCGCCCTGGTGATCAACCAGTTCCAGGAAGTCTACCAGGGGACCGGCCTGGACGCCAAGGTGTGGGACCCGTCGCGGATCGTCATCATCTTCGACCACCGCGTCCCGGCCGAGAGCTCCAAGACGGCCACCAACCACAAGAAGATCCGCAACTTCGTGAGCGCCCAGGGGATCACCAAGTTCCACGACATCAAGGGCGACACGGGCGGCATCTGCCACCAGATCCTCCCCGAGAACGGCTACGTCCGGCCGGGCCACGTGGTGGTGGGCACCGACAGCCACACCACCAGCCACGGCGCCATGGGCGCTTTCTCCTTCGGGATCGGCGCCACCGAGATGGCCTCGGTCTGGACCCTGGGCACCGCCCTCAACGTGGAAGTCCCCGGCACCATCAAGGTGGTGGTCACCGGCGAGTTCCCCAAGCACGTGGGCCCCAAGGACCTCATCCTGTACCTGATCGGGAAGCTGACCGCGGAGGGGGCCAACTTCAAGGTGATCGAGTTCCACGGCGAGACCATCCGGAAGATGTCCCTCTCCGGGCGCCTGGTGATCTGCAACATGACCGTGGAGGCGGGCGCCACCTCCGGCATCGTCCCCGCCGACGAGGAGACCTTCCGTTACCTGCGCGACGAGGCCGGCGTGACGGAGCCCCTCGAGGCCGTCCTGCCCGACGCGGACGCCGTCTACGACCAGGTGATCGAGATCGACGTGGCCACGCTCGTCCCCCAGATCGCCTGCCCCCACATGGTGGACAACGTCAAGCCCATCGACGCGGTGGAAGGGACGAAGCTCAACCAGATCGTCATCGGCTCCTGCACCAACGGCCGCCTGGACGACCTGCAGGAAGCCGCCGAGATCCTGCGTCGCAAGCACATCCACAAGGACGTGCGGATGCTGATCTTCCCGGCCTCCGGACGCATTTATCGCGAGGCCATGAAGCGCGGCGTCATCGGCGACCTCATGGACGCCGGCGCCATCATCGTGAACCCCGGCTGCGGCTGCTGCCTGGGCGTCCACCAGGGCGCGCTGGGCGACGGCGAGGTGGCCCTTTCGACGACAAACCGCAACTTCAAGGGCCGCATGGGCAACCCCAACGCCGAGGTCTACCTCTGCTCGCCCGCCGTGGCGGCGGCCAGCGCCATCACCGGCGTCATCACCGATCCCCGAAAGGAAGGAGGAAACTGA
- a CDS encoding NAD(P)H-dependent oxidoreductase, with protein MRLIVCNGSPRGDAGNTRLMADAFLDGFLATPGQTVERFNLNTAKGLAAAVEAFPGADAVMLAFPLYTDAMPGIVKEFIEKLAPFKGREGNPRLLFLVQSGFPEASHCLPVKRYLEKLARRLGCPCDGVIRKGGGEGLRDSGPRKQEKARAPFRELGRQFAAGRAPDPALLKKLAGPPRIPRPLLRVVLWFVGKMAWDKELKRNGVFAERKARPYQAG; from the coding sequence ATGCGATTGATCGTTTGTAACGGCTCCCCCCGCGGCGACGCCGGCAACACCCGCCTGATGGCGGACGCCTTCCTGGACGGGTTCCTTGCCACGCCCGGCCAAACCGTCGAGCGCTTCAACCTGAACACGGCGAAGGGGCTCGCCGCGGCCGTCGAGGCTTTCCCCGGCGCCGACGCCGTGATGCTGGCCTTCCCGCTCTACACCGACGCCATGCCCGGCATCGTCAAGGAGTTCATCGAGAAGCTCGCGCCCTTCAAGGGCCGGGAAGGCAACCCGCGCCTGCTCTTTCTGGTGCAGTCGGGCTTCCCCGAGGCGTCCCACTGCCTGCCGGTGAAACGTTACCTCGAGAAGCTGGCCCGGCGCCTCGGCTGCCCGTGCGACGGCGTCATCCGCAAGGGGGGCGGCGAGGGGCTCCGGGACTCCGGCCCGAGGAAGCAGGAGAAGGCCCGGGCGCCCTTCCGGGAGCTGGGCCGGCAGTTCGCGGCCGGCCGGGCGCCGGACCCCGCCCTGCTGAAGAAACTGGCGGGCCCCCCGCGCATCCCGCGCCCCCTCCTCCGGGTCGTCCTCTGGTTCGTGGGGAAAATGGCCTGGGACAAAGAACTCAAGCGCAACGGCGTCTTCGCCGAGCGCAAGGCCAGGCCGTACCAGGCGGGGTGA
- a CDS encoding protein kinase gives MADRDDGPRSPVTPEEAGKLLNRALSAERTDSRGLLLRLIGQGRLTAEDLPGQGPGAPTLPDDAETVILASDEAPTHVIPAGRAIYPEGSPPGAHPMETRPSSEPCDTETRERTVSLPLGDENELGTAWGRFEVVALVGKGGMGKVYKVYDPALNRHAALKVIRGDPSLEIERFLREARAQAMVHHENLCEIYETGMLETLSGDRRPYILMRFVDGLPLREAAREMTVEQKAEVMAKVADALHAAHQAGIVHRDIKPSNLLVANDPETGWKPFVMDFGIAREQGATDLTTTGMVLGTPAYMSPEQASGDIHRVDRRADVYSLGATLYEILAGKPPFEGGSAAMIFSRIVLEDPVPVRKIAPFVPVDLGTVVMKCLEKEPNRRYASAKALAEDLRRYLADEPVQARRTGLLQLLFRRARKHKGITVAACLALMAVAVLLVLLTHARWESARELEAAKLFGQKVRDMEAVMRFARLLPAHDIRGEMAVVRSLMDDVRRSMARQGRFGDGPGNYALGRGFMELLDYPSARRHLEMAWEAGYRGADTAGALGHVLGELYLAGVREARAIPDPVSRERRLARLRAEYRVPILGYLRLSSEGWASSPEQPLALMAFTEGRTEEALILAKKAFARMPWFYESKLLEGNIHIDSCLSRIAGGRYAEAEAERALGEQSFREAGRIARSDPRCIEGLCLLDVAALEAGAYRTGDPEPVFRRTLAACSETLAINPDSHTAHLCLSYLYGRRAEAATESGEDPDALLKQAIAFGLKAARIKPGDVRTNLTLSLVYTRQAVLEASRGLDPRPDVEKVLSFTRRAVEADPRDEVFAALAWNNRGSILGEYYRWQVAHGRDAEGTFEDSCRSLGVSHRLNPRNPLPCLNLGTIWMFRSQHDLARGADPRPAVEESLRWLKGVDRLGPGFPMAHSWTARAHLVTSLYLVGKGEDPSASLEQALLAVRELRRLQPDRAGVPALEAEIAICRGRWASFSGRSPGEAFGDARRFLEEAEGKSGDRVGIRAVRAELCLRQAAWRLGFGTEKGVPAEGSPPPQQDGEAARLIGEGLAAADQGASLERRSARFLWLTAALCRLWTAVLRGDARDDAQRRFQDARSRAEAFGGEPPAGLRPFLGGRP, from the coding sequence ATGGCAGACCGAGACGACGGGCCGCGATCCCCGGTGACGCCGGAAGAAGCCGGGAAGCTGCTGAACCGGGCCCTGTCCGCCGAACGGACCGACTCCCGGGGGCTCCTGCTTCGGCTGATCGGGCAAGGGCGCCTCACGGCGGAGGACCTCCCGGGCCAGGGGCCGGGTGCGCCCACCCTGCCGGATGATGCGGAGACGGTGATCCTGGCGTCGGACGAGGCCCCGACCCACGTCATCCCCGCCGGCCGGGCCATCTATCCCGAAGGGTCCCCCCCTGGCGCCCACCCGATGGAAACCCGTCCGTCAAGTGAACCGTGCGACACCGAAACCAGGGAGCGGACGGTCTCCCTCCCCCTGGGGGATGAGAACGAGCTGGGGACCGCCTGGGGGCGGTTCGAGGTGGTCGCCCTGGTGGGAAAAGGCGGGATGGGGAAGGTTTACAAGGTATACGACCCCGCGCTCAACCGTCACGCGGCCCTGAAGGTCATCCGGGGGGACCCCTCCCTGGAGATCGAACGCTTCCTCCGGGAGGCGCGCGCCCAGGCCATGGTCCACCACGAAAACCTCTGCGAGATCTACGAAACGGGGATGCTCGAGACCCTGTCCGGGGACCGGCGCCCCTACATCCTCATGCGTTTCGTCGACGGGCTCCCCCTCCGCGAGGCCGCCCGCGAGATGACGGTGGAGCAGAAGGCCGAGGTCATGGCCAAGGTGGCCGATGCCCTCCACGCCGCCCACCAGGCCGGCATTGTCCACCGGGACATCAAGCCCTCCAACCTCCTGGTGGCCAACGACCCCGAGACGGGCTGGAAACCCTTCGTCATGGACTTCGGCATCGCCCGCGAACAGGGCGCGACGGACCTGACCACCACGGGCATGGTGCTGGGGACCCCGGCGTACATGTCGCCCGAGCAGGCCTCGGGGGACATCCACCGGGTCGACCGCCGGGCGGACGTCTACAGCCTCGGGGCCACGCTCTACGAGATCCTGGCCGGCAAGCCCCCCTTCGAGGGCGGGTCGGCGGCCATGATCTTCTCCCGGATCGTCCTGGAAGACCCCGTTCCCGTCCGGAAAATCGCGCCCTTCGTGCCGGTGGATCTCGGAACCGTGGTCATGAAGTGCCTGGAAAAGGAGCCGAACCGGCGTTATGCCTCGGCGAAAGCCCTGGCGGAGGACCTTCGCCGGTACCTGGCCGACGAACCGGTGCAGGCCAGGCGCACGGGCCTGTTGCAGCTTCTGTTCCGGCGGGCCCGGAAGCACAAGGGGATCACGGTCGCTGCGTGCCTGGCGCTGATGGCGGTCGCGGTGCTCCTGGTGCTCCTGACCCACGCCCGATGGGAGTCCGCCCGGGAACTGGAAGCGGCGAAGCTCTTCGGGCAGAAGGTCCGGGACATGGAGGCCGTGATGCGCTTCGCCCGCCTTCTGCCGGCCCACGACATCCGGGGCGAGATGGCGGTGGTGCGGTCGCTGATGGACGACGTCCGGCGGTCCATGGCCCGTCAGGGACGTTTCGGCGACGGCCCGGGCAACTACGCCCTGGGTCGGGGGTTCATGGAACTCCTGGACTACCCGTCCGCCCGCCGGCACCTGGAAATGGCCTGGGAAGCCGGGTATCGGGGGGCGGACACCGCGGGCGCCCTGGGGCACGTCCTGGGGGAACTCTACCTCGCCGGCGTCCGGGAAGCCCGGGCCATCCCCGACCCCGTCTCCCGGGAGCGGCGGCTGGCCCGGCTCAGGGCGGAGTACCGGGTGCCTATCCTGGGCTATCTTCGCCTCAGCTCGGAAGGGTGGGCCAGTTCGCCCGAGCAGCCCCTCGCCCTCATGGCCTTCACCGAGGGGCGGACGGAGGAGGCCCTGATCCTGGCGAAGAAGGCCTTCGCCCGGATGCCGTGGTTCTACGAGTCGAAGCTCCTCGAGGGCAACATCCACATTGACAGCTGCCTGTCCCGGATCGCCGGCGGCCGGTACGCGGAGGCCGAGGCCGAGCGGGCCCTCGGCGAGCAGTCCTTCCGCGAGGCGGGCCGCATCGCCCGGAGCGACCCGCGCTGCATCGAGGGCCTCTGCCTTCTCGACGTCGCCGCGCTGGAGGCCGGCGCCTACCGGACGGGGGACCCCGAACCGGTTTTCCGGAGGACGCTCGCCGCCTGCAGTGAGACGCTGGCCATCAACCCGGACAGCCACACGGCCCACCTCTGCCTCTCCTACCTGTACGGCCGCCGGGCGGAAGCCGCGACCGAGAGCGGGGAAGACCCGGACGCCCTGCTGAAACAGGCCATCGCTTTCGGCCTGAAAGCCGCCCGGATCAAGCCGGGGGACGTCCGGACCAACCTGACGCTGAGCCTGGTGTACACCCGCCAGGCCGTTCTCGAGGCCTCCCGCGGGCTCGATCCCCGGCCCGACGTGGAGAAGGTGCTGTCCTTCACGCGGCGGGCGGTGGAGGCCGACCCCCGGGACGAGGTCTTCGCCGCCCTTGCCTGGAACAACCGGGGTTCCATTCTCGGGGAATACTACCGTTGGCAAGTTGCCCACGGCCGGGATGCGGAGGGGACCTTCGAGGATTCCTGCCGGTCATTGGGGGTGTCGCACCGGTTGAACCCCCGCAACCCCCTGCCTTGCCTGAACCTGGGTACCATCTGGATGTTCCGGTCCCAGCACGACCTGGCCCGGGGAGCCGATCCCCGGCCCGCCGTGGAGGAGTCGCTCCGCTGGCTGAAAGGGGTGGACCGCCTCGGGCCCGGTTTCCCCATGGCCCACTCGTGGACGGCCCGGGCTCACCTCGTCACGAGCCTCTACCTCGTCGGGAAAGGCGAGGACCCCTCGGCGTCCCTCGAGCAGGCCCTGCTGGCGGTCCGGGAGCTGCGGCGCCTCCAGCCGGACCGGGCCGGGGTGCCGGCCCTGGAAGCCGAGATCGCCATCTGCCGGGGCCGGTGGGCCTCCTTTTCGGGCCGCTCCCCCGGGGAAGCCTTCGGAGACGCCCGGCGGTTCCTCGAGGAAGCGGAGGGGAAATCGGGAGACCGGGTCGGCATCCGGGCCGTCAGGGCCGAGCTGTGCCTTCGTCAGGCCGCCTGGCGCCTGGGGTTCGGGACGGAGAAAGGGGTGCCGGCCGAGGGGTCGCCTCCCCCACAACAGGACGGTGAGGCCGCCCGCCTCATCGGGGAAGGCCTGGCCGCGGCCGACCAGGGGGCGTCCCTTGAACGGCGCAGCGCCCGTTTCCTCTGGCTGACGGCCGCCCTTTGCCGCCTGTGGACTGCGGTGCTCCGCGGTGACGCCCGGGACGACGCACAGCGGCGCTTTCAGGACGCGAGGTCCCGGGCCGAAGCCTTCGGCGGCGAACCGCCGGCCGGCCTCCGCCCGTTCCTCGGGGGGCGGCCCTGA
- the leuD gene encoding 3-isopropylmalate dehydratase small subunit (catalyzes the isomerization between 2-isopropylmalate and 3-isopropylmalate in leucine biosynthesis) translates to MSQVVYKLGSNISTDDIYPGRFMATVLPTETPQFAFADHKEFNERLKKKEIAPDSVLLAENNFGCGSSREQAASCLKGYDLIVVARDFARIFLQNSINLGLRTVICPDIEAEVGHELEVTDTKVYNRTTGKEFEVKPLPKARQAIVDAGGLIAYTRQKLMDKQKQS, encoded by the coding sequence ATGTCCCAGGTCGTATACAAGCTCGGCAGCAACATCTCCACCGACGACATCTACCCGGGGCGGTTCATGGCCACGGTGCTCCCCACCGAGACCCCCCAGTTCGCCTTCGCCGATCACAAGGAGTTCAACGAGCGGCTGAAGAAGAAGGAAATTGCCCCCGACAGCGTCCTTCTGGCCGAGAACAACTTCGGCTGCGGCTCGTCCCGCGAGCAGGCCGCGTCCTGCCTCAAGGGCTACGACCTGATCGTCGTGGCCCGGGACTTCGCCCGGATCTTCCTGCAGAACTCCATCAACCTGGGCCTGCGCACCGTGATCTGCCCGGACATCGAGGCCGAGGTGGGGCACGAACTGGAGGTAACCGATACCAAGGTGTACAACCGGACCACCGGGAAGGAGTTCGAGGTGAAGCCGCTCCCCAAGGCCCGGCAGGCCATCGTGGACGCCGGCGGCCTCATCGCCTACACCCGCCAGAAGCTCATGGACAAGCAGAAGCAGTCGTAA
- a CDS encoding MoxR family ATPase, whose translation MTEQKRAARTPINVDDPAGLSEALAGEGYICSHEIAVTAWLALALQRPLLVEGPAGVGKTELARALAAATGREMVRLQCYEGLDEARALYEWDYARQLLYTQMLRERLGEAVAGAGSLPEAVRLLKREEGAFFSRDFLLPRPLLKAILSPRPALLLVDEVDRSDPEFEAFLLEVLADFQVSVPELGTLRAQTRPAAILTSNAQRSLSEALRRRCLYLYLDYPSFDVELRIVRAKVPGLDERLAREAVRLAQKARKLDLRKAPSIGETLDWTAAILLLNAPSLSRDILVKTLSALLKDRDDVEKFLREAARG comes from the coding sequence ATGACGGAACAGAAACGGGCGGCCAGGACCCCCATCAACGTGGACGACCCCGCCGGGCTTTCTGAGGCGCTGGCCGGGGAGGGGTATATCTGTTCCCACGAGATCGCGGTGACCGCCTGGCTGGCCCTCGCCCTGCAACGGCCCCTCCTGGTGGAGGGCCCCGCGGGCGTGGGGAAGACGGAACTGGCCCGAGCGCTGGCCGCCGCGACGGGACGGGAGATGGTCCGGCTCCAGTGCTACGAGGGGCTGGACGAGGCCCGGGCGCTCTACGAGTGGGACTACGCCCGCCAGCTCCTCTACACCCAGATGCTGCGGGAACGCCTCGGCGAGGCCGTCGCCGGCGCGGGGAGCCTGCCGGAGGCCGTCCGGTTGCTGAAGCGGGAGGAGGGCGCCTTCTTCTCCCGGGACTTCCTCCTTCCGCGGCCCCTGCTGAAGGCCATCCTCTCCCCCCGCCCCGCCCTGCTCCTGGTGGACGAGGTGGACCGTTCCGACCCCGAGTTCGAGGCCTTCCTTCTGGAAGTGCTCGCCGACTTCCAGGTGAGCGTCCCGGAACTCGGGACCCTCCGGGCGCAGACCCGGCCGGCGGCCATCCTCACCAGCAACGCCCAGCGCTCCCTCTCCGAGGCCCTGCGGCGCCGCTGCCTCTACCTCTACCTGGACTACCCGTCCTTCGACGTGGAGCTGCGGATCGTCCGCGCCAAGGTCCCCGGCCTGGACGAGCGCCTGGCGCGGGAGGCCGTTCGCCTGGCCCAGAAGGCCCGAAAACTGGACCTCCGGAAAGCCCCCAGCATCGGGGAGACCCTGGATTGGACCGCGGCGATCCTCCTGCTCAACGCCCCCTCCCTGTCGCGGGACATCCTGGTCAAGACCCTCTCGGCCCTCCTCAAGGACCGGGACGACGTGGAGAAATTCCTCCGGGAGGCCGCCCGGGGATGA
- a CDS encoding flavodoxin family protein, which translates to MNVTVVNGNPDPGHGAFDGHLDALARHLGSHGHRCTLLPLRDLDIRQCTGCFSCWLRTPGRCVLPDRYEDVLRAYLASDLLVFASPLVMGFTSALLKRATDRIVPVVLPYIDGSSGECRHFPRYDHTPALAVLYEPEPDTDAEDLEILDLLWRRLARNAATRLAFVKPVSVDPEEVTHAIDRL; encoded by the coding sequence ATGAACGTGACAGTCGTGAACGGCAACCCCGACCCCGGCCACGGGGCCTTCGACGGACACCTGGACGCCCTGGCGCGGCACCTGGGGTCCCATGGCCACCGCTGCACCCTCCTGCCACTCCGGGACCTGGACATCCGCCAGTGCACCGGCTGCTTCTCCTGCTGGCTCCGGACCCCCGGCCGCTGCGTCCTGCCCGACCGCTACGAGGACGTCCTGCGGGCCTACCTGGCAAGCGATCTCCTGGTGTTCGCCTCGCCCCTGGTCATGGGCTTCACCTCGGCGCTGCTGAAGCGGGCCACCGACCGCATCGTCCCGGTCGTGCTCCCCTACATCGACGGCTCGAGCGGCGAGTGCCGCCACTTTCCCCGTTACGACCACACGCCGGCCCTGGCGGTGCTCTACGAGCCCGAGCCCGACACCGACGCCGAGGACCTGGAGATCCTCGACCTGCTCTGGCGGCGTCTCGCCCGCAACGCCGCGACCCGGCTGGCCTTCGTCAAGCCGGTCTCCGTCGATCCCGAGGAGGTGACCCATGCGATTGATCGTTTGTAA
- a CDS encoding lipid-binding SYLF domain-containing protein, with amino-acid sequence MKQMLHRLVCALATLALAAVLAAALPAPVAAASKADSQGRLDNAVEVLGEITNIPEEGIPPSLLRNAKGLIIIPHMVKAGFIVGANRGKGIMVHRLPGGGWSNPAFCTITGGSVGLQIGGQATDLVMVVNSEKGFQALLSDNFKFGGNASVAAGPVGRDASAATDAKLKADIYSYSRSKGVFAGVSLEGAGLTSDDDANTAFYGKLQDRKLLLSGQNKPYPAPKLLEILKKYAVRK; translated from the coding sequence ATGAAACAAATGCTGCACCGGTTGGTGTGCGCCCTTGCCACCCTCGCCCTTGCCGCCGTGCTGGCGGCGGCCCTCCCGGCCCCCGTCGCGGCCGCGTCGAAAGCCGATTCCCAGGGGCGGCTCGACAACGCCGTCGAGGTCCTGGGGGAGATTACCAACATCCCCGAGGAGGGGATCCCGCCCAGCCTGCTGCGGAACGCCAAGGGACTGATCATCATTCCCCACATGGTGAAGGCGGGCTTCATCGTGGGCGCCAACCGGGGCAAGGGCATCATGGTCCACCGGCTTCCCGGCGGCGGCTGGAGCAACCCGGCGTTCTGCACCATCACCGGGGGCAGTGTCGGGCTCCAGATCGGTGGCCAGGCCACCGACCTCGTCATGGTGGTGAACAGTGAAAAGGGTTTCCAGGCGCTCCTGAGCGACAACTTCAAGTTCGGGGGGAACGCCAGCGTCGCCGCGGGCCCCGTGGGGCGCGACGCCAGCGCCGCCACCGACGCCAAGCTCAAGGCGGACATCTACTCCTACTCGCGCTCGAAGGGCGTTTTTGCGGGCGTTTCGCTGGAGGGTGCCGGGCTGACGTCGGACGACGACGCCAACACGGCGTTCTACGGGAAACTGCAGGACCGGAAACTGCTGTTGTCGGGGCAGAACAAACCGTACCCGGCCCCGAAACTGCTGGAGATCCTGAAAAAGTACGCCGTCCGCAAGTGA
- a CDS encoding TetR/AcrR family transcriptional regulator has translation MSPRKVNVPHERIVQAGLRCLRAGGLEGLTARAVAAELGTSVGPIYRACGSMDALEQRVLERAVEVLKAYTRRAYTPMPFRNVGVGVVVFAREEPRLYRTLFVERHHCPVVIETFCREIAGVLAADPVLGTLPETRREALLQDLWVYSHGLAMSIVAGLTDDSSDEAVNERIGRVGFLLITAAFDGDPRWAFPPGVDPAACPPISPYGKGDPLT, from the coding sequence ATGTCCCCGCGAAAAGTCAACGTCCCCCATGAACGAATTGTGCAGGCAGGGTTGAGATGCCTTCGCGCCGGAGGGCTGGAAGGCCTGACGGCGAGGGCGGTGGCGGCCGAACTGGGGACGTCGGTGGGCCCCATCTACCGGGCCTGCGGCTCCATGGACGCCCTCGAGCAACGGGTCCTCGAGCGGGCCGTTGAGGTCCTGAAGGCCTACACCCGCCGGGCATACACACCCATGCCCTTCCGCAACGTGGGAGTCGGCGTGGTGGTTTTCGCCCGGGAGGAGCCCCGCCTCTACCGGACCCTCTTCGTCGAGCGCCACCACTGCCCGGTGGTCATCGAAACCTTCTGCCGGGAGATCGCGGGCGTGCTGGCCGCCGACCCCGTCCTCGGCACCCTCCCGGAAACCCGCCGCGAGGCCCTGCTGCAGGACTTGTGGGTCTACTCCCACGGCCTGGCCATGTCCATCGTGGCCGGGTTGACGGACGATTCGAGCGACGAGGCCGTCAACGAGCGCATCGGCCGCGTCGGCTTCCTCCTCATCACCGCCGCCTTCGACGGCGACCCGCGCTGGGCCTTCCCGCCGGGCGTCGATCCGGCGGCGTGCCCGCCGATTTCACCCTACGGGAAAGGAGATCCCCTGACATGA